The Rhodococcus sp. X156 genome window below encodes:
- the rpsP gene encoding 30S ribosomal protein S16 — translation MAVKIKLMRLGKIRSPHYRIVVADSRTRRNGRAIETIGKYHPKEEPSLIDIDSDRAQYWLGVGAQATEPVEALLKITGDWQKFKGLPGAEGTLRTAAPKPSKLELFQAALAQADQEPAGEATTPKKKAKKADSEAADAKATDAKATDAKATEAKDADAK, via the coding sequence GTGGCTGTCAAGATCAAGCTCATGCGACTCGGCAAGATTCGCTCGCCCCACTACCGCATCGTGGTCGCCGACTCGCGCACCCGCCGCAACGGCCGCGCCATCGAGACCATCGGCAAGTACCACCCCAAGGAGGAGCCGAGCCTCATCGACATCGACTCCGACCGGGCGCAGTACTGGCTGGGCGTCGGCGCGCAGGCGACCGAGCCCGTCGAGGCGCTGCTGAAGATCACCGGTGACTGGCAGAAGTTCAAGGGCCTGCCCGGCGCCGAGGGCACCCTCCGCACCGCCGCGCCCAAGCCCTCCAAGCTGGAGCTCTTCCAGGCGGCGCTCGCCCAGGCCGACCAGGAGCCTGCCGGCGAGGCCACCACGCCCAAGAAGAAGGCCAAGAAGGCTGACTCCGAGGCCGCAGATGCCAAGGCCACCGACGCCAAGGCCACCGACGCCAAGGCCACCGAGGCCAAGGACGCCGACGCGAAGTGA
- the ffh gene encoding signal recognition particle protein, whose protein sequence is MFESLSDRLTGTLKDLRGKGRLSDADVDATSREIRLALLEADVALPVVRAFVAKVKERAKGAEVSGALNPAQQVVKIVNEELVTILGGETRRLTYAKNPPTVIMLAGLQGAGKTTLAGKLAAWLRKQGHTPMLVACDLQRPNAVTQLQVVGERAGVPVFAPEPGNGVGDPVDVARRGIADARARQYDVVIVDTAGRLGIDSELMQQAADIRDAVQPDETLFVLDAMVGQDAVTTANAFRDGVGFTGVVLTKLDGDARGGAALSVREVTGQPILFASTGEKLEDFDVFHPDRMASRILGMGDVLSLIEQAEQVFDQEQAEATAAKMGSGQLTLEDFLEQMMAVRKMGPIANLLGMLPGAGDMKEALGQVDEKQLDRIQAIIRGMTPAERADPKIINASRRLRIANGSGVKVSDVNQLVDRFFDARKMMAQMSGRFGLPGSGGGQRKAVRGKKGKKGKKGGRGPTQPKVRGGFPGMPGGLPAGLDLPGLAGSGPAGSINELPPGLAGFDPSQLKLPKSPKK, encoded by the coding sequence GTGTTCGAATCCCTCTCCGACAGACTGACAGGCACGCTGAAGGACCTGCGTGGCAAGGGCCGGCTCTCCGACGCGGACGTTGATGCCACGTCCCGCGAGATCCGCCTGGCCCTGCTTGAGGCCGACGTCGCGCTGCCCGTCGTGCGTGCCTTCGTGGCCAAGGTCAAGGAGCGCGCCAAGGGCGCGGAGGTCTCCGGCGCGCTGAACCCGGCACAGCAGGTCGTCAAGATCGTCAACGAGGAGCTCGTCACCATCCTCGGTGGCGAGACCCGCAGGCTGACCTACGCCAAGAACCCGCCGACGGTGATCATGCTGGCGGGCCTGCAGGGTGCGGGAAAGACCACGCTGGCCGGCAAGCTCGCCGCGTGGCTGCGCAAGCAGGGCCACACCCCGATGCTGGTGGCCTGCGACCTGCAGCGCCCCAACGCCGTCACCCAGCTGCAGGTGGTGGGTGAGCGGGCCGGCGTGCCGGTGTTCGCCCCCGAGCCCGGCAACGGCGTGGGTGACCCGGTGGACGTGGCCCGGCGCGGCATCGCCGACGCCCGCGCCCGCCAGTACGACGTGGTCATCGTGGACACCGCCGGCCGCCTGGGCATCGACTCCGAGCTGATGCAGCAGGCGGCGGACATCCGTGACGCCGTGCAGCCGGACGAGACCCTGTTCGTGCTCGACGCCATGGTCGGCCAGGACGCCGTCACCACCGCCAACGCCTTCCGCGACGGCGTGGGCTTCACCGGCGTGGTGCTCACCAAGCTCGACGGCGACGCCCGCGGTGGCGCCGCGCTGAGCGTGCGCGAGGTCACCGGCCAGCCCATCCTGTTCGCCTCCACCGGGGAGAAGCTGGAGGACTTCGACGTCTTCCACCCCGACCGGATGGCCAGCCGCATCCTGGGCATGGGCGACGTGCTCAGCCTCATCGAGCAGGCCGAGCAGGTCTTCGACCAGGAGCAGGCCGAGGCCACCGCGGCGAAGATGGGATCCGGCCAGCTCACGCTGGAGGACTTCCTCGAGCAGATGATGGCCGTGCGCAAGATGGGGCCCATCGCCAACCTGCTGGGCATGCTGCCCGGGGCGGGCGACATGAAGGAGGCCCTGGGCCAGGTCGACGAGAAGCAGCTGGACCGCATCCAGGCGATCATCCGCGGCATGACCCCGGCCGAGCGGGCCGACCCGAAGATCATCAACGCCTCCCGCCGGCTGCGCATCGCCAACGGCTCCGGCGTCAAGGTCTCCGACGTCAACCAGCTGGTGGACCGCTTCTTCGACGCCCGCAAGATGATGGCCCAGATGTCCGGTCGCTTCGGCCTGCCCGGCTCCGGTGGCGGCCAGCGCAAGGCGGTGCGCGGCAAGAAGGGCAAGAAGGGCAAGAAGGGCGGGCGCGGGCCCACCCAGCCCAAGGTGCGCGGTGGCTTCCCGGGCATGCCGGGTGGCCTGCCCGCCGGGCTGGACCTGCCGGGCCTGGCCGGCTCCGGTCCCGCCGGGTCGATCAACGAGCTCCCGCCGGGCCTGGCCGGGTTCGATCCCTCTCAGCTGAAGCTGCCCAAGTCGCCGAAGAAGTGA
- the rimM gene encoding ribosome maturation factor RimM (Essential for efficient processing of 16S rRNA), with translation MELVIGRVARAHGVHGEVVVEVRTDDPEERFAAGTVLHGRKPRAKQGASYTVAAARNHSGRLLLRLEEVADRAAADELRGTLFLVDSAELPPSDEPDAFYDHELEGLSVVLADGSAVGTVREVLHTPGGELLSVRPAGADKGEHLVPFVAAIVTEVDLQAGTVTIDPPDGLLEV, from the coding sequence GTGGAGCTGGTCATCGGCCGCGTCGCGCGCGCTCACGGCGTGCACGGCGAGGTGGTCGTCGAGGTACGCACCGACGACCCGGAGGAGCGCTTCGCTGCGGGCACCGTGCTGCACGGGCGCAAGCCCCGTGCCAAGCAGGGTGCCAGCTACACGGTGGCAGCCGCCCGGAACCACTCCGGGCGGCTGCTGCTGCGTCTGGAGGAGGTGGCCGACCGGGCCGCGGCCGACGAGCTGCGCGGCACGCTGTTCCTCGTCGACTCCGCCGAGCTGCCGCCCTCGGACGAGCCCGACGCCTTCTACGACCACGAGCTCGAGGGCTTGTCGGTGGTGCTGGCGGACGGCTCCGCGGTGGGCACCGTGCGGGAGGTGCTGCACACCCCGGGCGGCGAGCTGCTGTCGGTGCGCCCGGCCGGGGCGGACAAGGGGGAGCACCTGGTGCCGTTCGTCGCGGCCATCGTCACCGAGGTGGACCTGCAGGCGGGCACCGTCACCATCGACCCGCCCGACGGACTGCTGGAGGTCTGA
- a CDS encoding SDR family NAD(P)-dependent oxidoreductase: MTHSQPADLSGRRILISGAARGIGAALARRLHERGARVALIGLEPELLAEVARSCGDAPWLECNVAVQTEVDAAVTEVVQRLGGLDVVVSNAGVAAQMPMLGGDPSVLERTLQVNVLGTYYLLRAAGPHISHDRGYAVAVSSLAAAVQAPLLGAYSASKAAVEALGNTLRVELAASGAKVGLAYFAELDTDMTSRGFGTEAATALSKKKPLSKVAPLSLGVDALERGIARRSRRVVAPGWVGPVLHIRSLAQRVTDRATQNGLQDSLRIARTENAPLTTAQPGDHA; this comes from the coding sequence ATGACCCACTCCCAGCCCGCTGACCTGAGCGGACGCCGCATCCTCATCTCCGGAGCAGCCCGCGGCATCGGAGCCGCGCTGGCCCGGCGGCTGCACGAGCGCGGGGCGCGGGTGGCCCTGATCGGCCTGGAGCCGGAGCTGCTCGCCGAGGTGGCCCGCAGCTGTGGGGACGCGCCCTGGCTGGAGTGCAACGTGGCGGTGCAGACCGAGGTGGACGCCGCCGTCACCGAGGTGGTGCAGCGGCTCGGCGGGCTTGACGTGGTGGTCTCCAACGCCGGGGTGGCCGCCCAGATGCCGATGCTCGGCGGCGACCCGTCGGTGCTGGAGCGCACCCTGCAGGTCAACGTCCTGGGCACCTACTACCTGCTGCGCGCGGCGGGCCCGCACATCAGCCACGACCGCGGCTACGCAGTGGCGGTGTCGTCCCTGGCGGCGGCCGTGCAGGCCCCGCTGCTCGGCGCCTACAGCGCGTCCAAGGCCGCGGTCGAGGCGCTGGGCAACACCCTGCGGGTGGAGCTGGCCGCGTCCGGGGCCAAGGTCGGCCTGGCCTACTTCGCCGAGCTCGACACCGACATGACCAGCCGCGGGTTCGGCACCGAGGCAGCCACGGCGCTGAGCAAGAAGAAGCCGTTGTCCAAGGTGGCGCCCCTGTCGCTGGGCGTGGACGCCCTCGAGCGGGGCATCGCCCGCCGCTCCCGCCGGGTGGTGGCGCCTGGCTGGGTGGGACCGGTGCTGCACATCCGCTCGCTGGCCCAGCGGGTGACCGACCGCGCCACCCAGAACGGCCTGCAGGACAGCCTGCGGATCGCGCGCACCGAGAACGCCCCGCTCACCACCGCCCAGCCCGGCGACCACGCGTGA
- a CDS encoding amidohydrolase family protein encodes MAGGAPRWHLQGVALPDGEPTELWVADGRISTEPVAGAETLCTSGWILPGLVDAHCHVGIGPQGPVELDEAYAQAETERDAGVLLLRDAGSPVDTRGFDAHDELPRIIRAGRHLARPKRYIPTLGIELDDEALLPEAVAAQAAAGDGWVKLVGDWIDRETGDLAPLWSDEVLVAAISAAHDAGARVTAHVFGEEALPGLVRAGIDCLEHGTGLTDDVIDLMVEHGTELVPTLINIENFPSIADGASRYPRYAAHMRDLHARVGATVRSAVEAGVPVYAGTDAGGGIKHGRIVDEVVALHRCGLSAHDAVGSASWDARTWLGRPALQHGTSADLLVYDTDPRTDLDVLRSPAHVLLRGRRHA; translated from the coding sequence GTGGCGGGGGGAGCGCCGAGGTGGCACCTGCAGGGCGTGGCCCTGCCGGACGGCGAGCCCACCGAGCTGTGGGTGGCCGACGGCCGGATCAGCACCGAGCCGGTGGCTGGCGCGGAGACGCTGTGCACCTCCGGGTGGATCCTGCCGGGGCTGGTGGACGCGCACTGCCACGTGGGCATCGGCCCGCAGGGCCCGGTGGAGCTGGACGAGGCCTACGCGCAGGCGGAGACCGAGCGCGACGCCGGGGTGCTGCTTCTGCGCGACGCCGGCTCGCCGGTGGACACCCGCGGCTTTGACGCTCACGACGAGCTGCCGCGCATCATCCGCGCCGGCCGCCACCTCGCCCGGCCCAAGCGCTACATCCCCACCCTCGGCATCGAGCTGGACGACGAGGCGCTGCTGCCCGAGGCGGTGGCCGCGCAGGCCGCCGCCGGAGACGGCTGGGTGAAGCTGGTGGGGGACTGGATCGACCGGGAGACCGGCGACCTCGCTCCACTCTGGAGCGACGAGGTGCTGGTGGCGGCGATCAGCGCGGCCCACGACGCCGGCGCCCGGGTGACCGCGCACGTCTTCGGCGAGGAGGCGCTGCCCGGGCTGGTGCGGGCGGGCATCGACTGCCTGGAGCACGGCACCGGGCTCACCGACGACGTCATCGACCTGATGGTGGAGCACGGCACCGAGCTGGTGCCCACCCTCATCAACATCGAGAACTTCCCGTCCATCGCCGACGGCGCGTCGAGGTACCCCCGCTACGCCGCGCACATGCGCGACCTGCACGCCCGGGTGGGTGCGACGGTGCGCAGCGCCGTGGAGGCGGGCGTGCCGGTGTACGCGGGCACCGACGCCGGCGGCGGCATCAAGCACGGCCGCATCGTGGACGAGGTCGTCGCCCTGCACCGCTGTGGGCTCAGCGCGCACGACGCCGTGGGCTCGGCCAGCTGGGACGCGCGCACCTGGCTGGGCCGCCCCGCGTTGCAGCACGGCACCTCGGCGGACCTGCTGGTGTACGACACCGACCCGCGCACCGACCTCGACGTGCTGCGCAGCCCGGCGCACGTGCTGCTGCGGGGACGCCGGCACGCCTGA
- a CDS encoding carboxymuconolactone decarboxylase family protein: protein MSTPRVAPGGRTDIGFATWGFAQLAGLTAGTAAPHLFTTLGRHRRLFRGWLHFAGRLMPGGTLPRRESELVILRVAHLRGNRYEHEHHVRLGRRAGVTDADLQRVADGPDAPGWSARERTLLHAVDALHTHLDLDDATWAQLRGHLEEPQCIELCLLVGHYEMLATTITALRIQPDEARRRLLPAALRPRRLPHTG from the coding sequence GTGAGCACGCCCCGCGTCGCTCCCGGTGGCCGCACGGACATCGGGTTCGCGACCTGGGGCTTCGCCCAGCTCGCTGGGCTCACCGCGGGCACCGCTGCCCCACACCTGTTCACCACCCTGGGTCGCCACCGTCGGCTGTTCCGCGGCTGGCTGCACTTCGCCGGAAGGCTGATGCCCGGCGGCACCCTCCCCCGGCGGGAGAGCGAGCTGGTGATCCTGCGGGTGGCCCACCTGCGCGGCAACCGCTACGAGCACGAGCACCACGTCCGGCTGGGCCGCCGCGCCGGAGTCACCGACGCTGACCTGCAGCGCGTGGCCGACGGCCCCGACGCGCCGGGCTGGTCGGCCCGCGAGCGCACCCTGCTGCACGCCGTGGACGCCCTGCACACCCACCTGGACCTCGACGACGCCACCTGGGCCCAGCTGCGCGGGCACCTGGAGGAGCCGCAGTGCATCGAGCTGTGCCTGCTGGTGGGTCACTACGAGATGCTGGCCACCACCATCACCGCCCTGCGCATCCAGCCGGACGAGGCGCGACGCCGGCTGCTGCCGGCCGCGCTCCGTCCCCGCCGGCTGCCACACACCGGCTAG
- a CDS encoding RNA-binding protein, with product MTVVADAVEHLVRGIVSNPDDVRVDMVTGRRGRTIEVHVSPDDLGKVIGRGGRTATALRTLVSAIGGRGVRVDVVDTDR from the coding sequence GTGACCGTCGTCGCTGACGCCGTGGAGCACCTGGTGCGCGGCATCGTCTCCAACCCTGACGACGTCCGCGTCGACATGGTGACGGGGCGGCGGGGTCGCACCATCGAGGTGCACGTGAGCCCGGACGACCTCGGCAAGGTGATCGGCCGTGGTGGTCGCACCGCCACGGCGCTGCGCACCCTGGTCAGCGCCATCGGCGGTCGCGGCGTCCGCGTCGACGTCGTCGACACCGACCGCTGA